From Antennarius striatus isolate MH-2024 chromosome 14, ASM4005453v1, whole genome shotgun sequence, the proteins below share one genomic window:
- the gmnn gene encoding geminin gives MSSSGKLKPSHQMSNENIQNFFTPSQRKMGPPRQSLQVLQSSAVNKGLGRSSQVSPKRKKWSAEQTRGPKRVKVEVKSTQTEETQCLTDDVSKEAYELMVKETPPSVYWKEVAEERRKALYNVLQENEKLHKDIEAKDEWIAKLKGENEELQELAQHVQYMADMIERLTGKSPENLEELKEVALDMDKDDDCEEDCQSEEEDSVNGQSDTEEEEVSDDE, from the exons atgagttcAAGTGGAAAGCTCAAACCCAGCCACCAGATGTCTAACGAGAACATTCAG AACTTTTTCACACCATCTCAAAGGAAAATGGGACCGCCCAGGCAAAGCTTGCAGGTTCTCCAGTCCAGCGCTGTCAACAAAGGTCTGGGAAGGTCTTCACAG GTCAGTCCAAAACGGAAAAAGTGGAGTGCAGAACAAACAAGAGGCCCAAAAAGAGTGAAGGTAGAAGTCAAATCCACACAAACGGAAGAAACTCAGTGCTTGACAGATGATGTGTCTAAGGAAGCATATGAGCTTATGGTCAAAG AAACGCCTCCTTCCGTGTACTGGAAAGAAGTGGCAGAGGAACGTCGGAAAGCCTTGTATAATGTTCTACAGGAAAACGAGAAG TTGCACAAAGACATTGAGGCTAAAGATGAATGGATAGCAAAACTCAAGGGTGAAAATGAAGAGCTGCAGGAGCTGGCCCAACACGTACAATACATGGCTGATATGATTGAG AGGCTAACTGGGAAGAGCCCAGAGAATCTGGAGGAACTCAAGGAGGTGGCTCTTGATATGGACAAGGATGATGACTGTGAAGAGGACTGTCAGAGCGAGGAAGAAGACTCTGTTAATGGACAGAGTGacactgaggaagaagaggtctCAGATGATGAATAA